A stretch of DNA from Rothia mucilaginosa:
CGCGCCGTCGGGGATGGACATTCTATCGCCTACATTCAGGACCTCCTAGTGCATCCGCACGCCCAACGACAGGGCGTTGGTTCTGCGCTTCTAAAGCGTGTCATTGAGGACTTTGACCGAGAAGACATTCGACAGCGACTCATTACTACCGACACCGCTAGTGATCACGCCGTTGCGCTCTACAAACGCTACGGTTACGCCCCCGTAGAGGCAGCAGGATGCATCACCCTTGCATGCTATCGATAAGGCAATATCTCATACGGCTTGATACGGCTCAACTCGTTCAAGCTGGCTGAGGCACTGGGCTAAACCCACTAAGCGTTAGAGCTTACACAGAAGCGGTGCATCCACCCCTTTACGGGTCGGATGCGCCGCTTTGTTTTAGCTACTTTTGTTTCAGCTGGTCGCCGAGTCCGCTCGCAGGGCGGCATCCCAGCCGCTCGCCAGGCGCGTCGCCGCGGCCATCAGAGCCACCAGATCCTCGGCGTACACCGGGGTCGAGCGCACGCCCGCACACCAGTCAATCGTGCCCAAACCCAGCCAGGGCTTACCGGGGAAGAACTCGCGCCGCAGCGCCACACGGCGCTTACCCAGGGCGCGGCGACCCGGCACGTACCCGCCGCGGCTGATGAACAGCGCCTCGCGGCCCTCGGACTCCACCAGCGCCTCCAGGGCCCTCAGTGCAGGAACCCAGCTCGGCTCCCCCACGCTCGCCAGGTCGGTCAGTTCGGGGTACTCGCTCTCGTGCTCCGCCACGCTCACGCCCAGAATGTACTGGTAGCGCACCTGCCCGAGCTCCTGCGGCAGGCCGCGGTCGGCGGTCTGAATCGTACCGCACAGGTGCCGAACGACCGGCTCACCCTCGGCGTTCACGCCGGCCAGGGGCTCGCCGTCCCGGTAGATTGCGGGGCCGTCCAGGTAGAGCCCCACCGCGCCGGTACCCGTGATGTTGGGGCGCACCGACCAGCTGGGAAGCGCCTCCTCCAGGCGGGGCACCACGCCCCGCAGGATTTCGAAAACTTCGTCACGCGATACCGTCACGGCGGCTCCTTTCACCTTACGCAGATAACGATTTGCGATGTGGCCCGGTCTATCAAACGACCGGGCCACATGCCTCTAGTATTCGTCTAGCTCCAGCTTAGCGAGCGCTCAGCTTACGGGAGGGTAGCCACACCATGAGCGCCGACAGCGCCGCACCGGCAAACATCATGACCGCCATGGACTCCACCGCATTCAGGGGGCTCAACGCCAACAGTAGCGAAGAAATGATGCCGCTACCGTACTGGAAAGAACCCAGCGCAAAAACAATCATGACAGAGCATTGGGGGTGGAGATTCACTCATTCTACGCCCATCTTTTAGCGCGCCCACAAGCTTCTCCGTTACGTCTCAGAGCTCGTCATGACCACTTTCCAACTAGGAGCAGGAGCGGCGGCGGGTCTACAATAAATCGGTGCCATTTCAGGTACGCGCACAGGCAGACAGAGCCGGATGCGGTGATAAC
This window harbors:
- a CDS encoding GNAT family N-acetyltransferase, giving the protein MVEGSRYLYTAREATTDGTGRLVGLVRAVGDGHSIAYIQDLLVHPHAQRQGVGSALLKRVIEDFDREDIRQRLITTDTASDHAVALYKRYGYAPVEAAGCITLACYR